Proteins from one Ipomoea triloba cultivar NCNSP0323 chromosome 1, ASM357664v1 genomic window:
- the LOC116033676 gene encoding uncharacterized protein LOC116033676 — protein MVALAVSAGAAQPPPHRFTAKSWRAKRLRAWAGDFPAFLPKQVENIKDQFARKLASRIERVPVSLSKGCIMSSCVKPAVRSEENPVVLLHGFDSSCLEWRYTLPMLEEAGLETWAIDILGWGFSDLERLPALDVASKRKHLYEFWNTYIKRPMTLVGPSLGSAIAIDFSVNYPEAVDRLVLIDASVYAEGTGNLATLPKAAAYAGVYLLKSIPLRLFATSLAFNGLPFNILADWANIGRLHCLLPWWEDATVNFMISGGYNVTAQINAVKQKSLIIWGENDQIIDYKLGIRLHCELPDAIIRQIPNCGHIPHVEKPAAVSNLIREFVSADRPSSEKPAVPISTAV, from the exons ATGGTGGCACTGGCCGTTTCAGCCGGCGCCGCTCAACCACCGCCGCATAGATTTACCGCGAAATCCTGGAGGGCAAAGCGTTTGAGGGCGTGGGCTGGTGATTTTCCTGCTTTTCTTCCAAAACAAGTCGAGAATATCAAAGACCAATTTGCTAGGAAATTGGCTTCAAGAATTGAGAGAGTCCCG GTAAGCTTATCTAAAGGTTGTATTATGAGCAGTTGTGTGAAGCCAGCAGTGCGGAGTGAGGAGAATCCGGTTGTTCTTCTCCATGGTTTTGACAG CTCATGTTTAGAATGGAGATACACCCTTCCGATGCTCGAGGAGGCTGGGTTGGAGACATGGGCAATTGATATTCTTGGATGGGGTTTTTCTGATTTAG AAAGGCTTCCAGCATTAGATGTGGCTTCCAAGCGTAAACATCTTTATGAG TTTTGGAATACATACATCAAAAGGCCTATGACATTAGTTGGACCAAGTCTTGGATCTGCCATTGCTATCGACTTTTCCGTCAACTATCCAGAAGCT GTGGATAGGCTGGTTTTGATCGATGCAAGTGTGTATGCAGAAGGCACTGGGAACCTTGCAACGCTACCTAAAGCAGCCGCTTATGCTGGG GTCTACTTGTTGAAAAGCATCCCACTTCGCTTGTTTGCAACTTCACTGGCTTTCAATGGTTTACCCTTCAATATTCTCGCAGACTGGGCAAAT ATTGGGCGGTTACATTGTTTATTACCCTGGTGGGAGGATGCAACTGTTAATTTTATGATCAGTGGAGGCTATAATGTCACTGCTCAGATAAACGCT GTCAAGCAAAAATCGCTTATAATATGGGGAGAGAATGATCAGATTATTGACTACAAGCTTGGAATT CGGTTGCACTGTGAATTGCCAGATGCAATCATACGCCAAATCCCAAATTGCGGTCACATCCCACACGTGGAGAAGCCTGCCGCTGTTTCTAATCTGATTAGGGAGTTTGTTAGCGCTGATAGACCCAGCTCAGAGAAGCCGGCTGTGCCTATCTCCACTGCAGTTTGA
- the LOC116012392 gene encoding putative F-box protein At1g19160, with product MMSDVLFEILTRTTLETMDTCKVVSKELKELINDPWFMQTYSLKTQNIFGYFVQTVKGNHHLSQFVPINPTLNVQNNISMQCFEDDLKILASCSQGILCCRKYENRSYQYYVCKPSTSQLVALPSPRKPGQLFERVALTVLKSKPFHYQIVRFSDYHYSSSGQDSYICEVFDSKLWTWRQSKNLVMEQCTIFGHQPSACIGGIVYWLTNKNSILTFDSTTETHSEFSTPTAELSNDEGYEKKQIMEYNGKLGFSCEYKSEKLLLWELEDRRNCKWKIKNVVEIDNDEKRLIGCSLADMALMIGYRLQVYKHSGLYFPMDIFPFRTNWEPVNLKGDEITGM from the coding sequence ATGATGTCTGATGTTCTTTTTGAGATTTTGACTCGAACAACCTTAGAAACAATGGATACATGTAAGGTGGTTAGTAAGGAATTGAAGGAACTCATCAACGACCCATGGTTCATGCAAACTTACAGTCTGAAAACGCAAAATATCTTTGGATATTTTGTTCAAACAGTCAAAGGCAATCATCATCTATCCCAATTTGTCCCTATCAATCCAACCTTGAACGTTCAGAATAATATTTCTATGCAATGCTTTGAGGATGACTTGAAGATCTTGGCATCTTGTAGTCAAGGAATTCTGTGCTGTAGAAAGTATGAAAACAGATCATATCAATATTATGTTTGTAAGCCCAGCACTAGCCAACTTGTTGCATTGCCTAGTCCCAGGAAGCCAGGTCAGCTATTTGAACGAGTTGCTTTGACAGTCCTTAAATCAAAACCTTTTCACTATCAAATAGTTAGATTCTCTGACTATCATTATTCGTCATCAGGACAAGATAGCTATATATGTGAGGTTTTTGATTCCAAACTTTGGACATGGAGGCAGTCCAAAAACCTTGTAATGGAGCAATGCACGATTTTCGGCCATCAACCGTCTGCCTGTATAGGTGGCATAGTCTATTGGCTTACGAACAAAAACTCAATTTTAACATTTGACTCGACAACAGAAACTCATTCGGAGTTCTCAACACCGACAGCGGAGTTGTCGAACGATGAAGGCTACGAGAAAAAACAAATCATGGAGTACAATGGGAAGCTAGGGTTTTCGTGCGAGTACAAGTCAGAAAAATTGTTGCTTTGGGAGCTAGAAGACAGAAGAAATTGCAAGTGGAAGATAAAGAATGTTGTGGAAATTGATAACGATGAAAAGAGGTTGATAGGTTGCAGCCTTGCAGACATGGCTTTGATGATTGGGTATAGGCTTCAAGTGTATAAACATAGTGGTCTGTATTTTCCTATGGATATTTTTCCCTTCCGAACAAATTGGGAGCCAGTTAATTTGAAGGGAGATGAGATAACAGGGATGTGA
- the LOC116033633 gene encoding pentatricopeptide repeat-containing protein At1g50270, translated as MSAPIPSLHEALISLLLSQKKWSFIRLKQIHSLFITCGLYHHNSWLRKLLDHCISLPVFPSSYALSLFARIKEPNAHSWNTMIKGYSMTSNPHDSIVFYAKMRENRVFPNNHTFNLLLKAFSKAKAGNPLQVFAQVVKFGFGSDHFVQNSLVSTFAVCGHIELSRKVFVEMQQRDVISYTALIDGFKRNNRPAEALELFLEMKRTGVRVDEGTIVSALCTVGMLGYVWFGKWLHGFYIVPGRVHQDVYIGSALVDMYSKCGFCDDASEVFAEMPCKNLVAWTALIAGYVNCERFKNALNAFEDMQASGLEPNQATLTVLLTACTKLGALDQGKQLEKHIDSQGLKINLALGSALIDLYAKCGCINDALLVFRKIPVKDVYVWTAIINGLAMHGEAEKCLDLFREMLSNGVEPDGVTFIGVLSACSHGGLVDEGQKLFAEMDSAYGVQPTVDHYGCMVDLLGRAGRLEEAVELIAGMPMEPTPGVWGALFGACMIHKEYGLGEWVGNLLISIQPHHSGRYTLLANLHSMSQNWKAVAQVRKKMKENGVEKIRGCSWIELEGVIHEFIAFDKSHAQSESVYLVLDSLATQLEPENFVLHNVHTGGFLFNSLKA; from the coding sequence ATGTCAGCGCCCATTCCCAGCTTGCATGAGGCATTGATATCTCTGCTATTGTCACAGAAAAAATGGAGCTTCATCCGTCTCAAGCAGATTCACTCTCTGTTTATCACTTGCGGTCTGTACCACCACAATTCATGGCTCAGGAAACTACTCGACCATTGCATATCCCTGCCTGTGTTCCCCTCTTCGTATGCACTTTCTCTCTTCGCTCGGATCAAAGAACCTAATGCCCATTCGTGGAACACCATGATCAAAGGGTATTCCATGACTTCAAACCCCCATGACTCCATTGTTTTCTATGCGAAAATGCGGGAAAATCGTGTGTTTCCCAACAACCACACCTTTAATTTGCTTCTCAAAGCCTTTTCCAAGGCCAAAGCAGGAAACCCATTACAGGTTTTTGCTCAAGTAGTGAAGTTTGGGTTTGGTTCTGACCATTTTGTGCAGAATTCTTTGGTTTCTACTTTTGCTGTCTGTGGGCACATTGAACTTTCGCGCAAGGTGTTCGTTGAAATGCAGCAAAGAGATGTCATTTCTTATACTGCATTGATTGATGGGTTCAAGAGAAACAATAGGCCAGCTGAAGCTTTGGAGCTTTTTCTCGAGATGAAAAGGACGGGTGTGAGGGTGGATGAAGGTACTATAGTTAGTGCTCTTTGCACAGTTGGGATGCTGGGATATgtttggtttgggaagtggctTCATGGATTCTATATAGTGCCTGGGAGAGTTCATCAGGATGTCTATATTGGCAGTgctcttgtggatatgtattCTAAGTGTGGATTCTGTGATGATGCTAGTGAAGTCTTTGCAGAGATGCCATGCAAGAATCTTGTTGCTTGGACTGCACTGATAGCTGGATATGTTAACTGTGAAAGATTCAAGAATGCACTGAATGCTTTTGAAGACATGCAGGCTAGTGGACTAGAGCCTAATCAAGCTACACTAACTGTTCTTCTCACTGCCTGTACTAAGCTAGGGGCTTTAGACCAGGGCAAGCAGCTTGAGAAGCATATTGACTCACAAGGACTCAAAATCAACCTGGCTCTTGGCAGTGCTTTGATAGATTTGTATGCAAAGTGTGGATGCATCAATGATGCACTTTTGGTTTTCAGAAAGATACCAGTTAAAGATGTTTATGTATGGACAGCCATCATCAATGGGTTGGCAATGCATGGTGAAGCTGAGAAATGCTTAGATCTCTTCAGGGAAATGTTGAGCAATGGGGTCGAGCCCGATGGAGTCACATTCATTGGGGTCCTCAGTGCTTGCTCTCATGGTGGACTTGTGGATGAGGGACAGAAATTGTTTGCAGAGATGGACAGTGCCTATGGAGTACAACCCACTGTTGATCACTATGGTTGCATGGTTGATCTGTTGGGCCGGGCGGGACGACTAGAGGAAGCAGTCGAGTTGATTGCAGGCATGCCAATGGAGCCAACCCCAGGTGTTTGGGGGGCTCTATTTGGTGCATGCATGATTCACAAGGAGTATGGACTGGGAGAATGGGTAGGAAATCTGCTAATCAGTATACAACCTCATCACAGTGGCAGGTATACACTTCTGGCAAATTTACATTCAATGTCTCAAAACTGGAAAGCAGTAGCTCAAGTCAGGAAAAAGATGAAAGAAAATGGAGTTGAAAAGATCAGGGGGTGTAGTTGGATTGAACTGGAAGGTGTTATCCATGAATTTATAGCCTTTGACAAATCACATGCCCAGTCTGAGAGTGTGTATCTGGTCTTGGATAGCCTTGCCACCCAACTGGAACCTGAAAATTTTGTTCTCCATAATGTTCACACAGGTGGCTTCCTGTTTAACAGTCTTAAAGCATAG